ggcacctagacttccTCCTCCACCGCAGCCTACTGAGCCTGATACGTCCAACAACACTAGGTTGTTGGAAATGGTGATCGATAGGTTGTAGCAGCAGAATACCACTCTGATGGAGCAGAATGCTACACTGATGCAGCAAAACCAGAATGCTTTGCAGAGTTTGGAGGCCGCTCGCGCCAACTCTGAAACGACTCAGCGGCAGTTAATGGAGATTCTTGCTGCTACCAGGGGCACTTCAGGAGCGTCATCTTCAAACGCTGCCCAACCTGCTGCTGagtggagcttggagagtttcctccaacaccGTCCTGCAAAATTCAGTGGAAAATGCCTTCCTGATGAGGCGGACCAGTGGCTGAGGGATATGGAGCGTATTTACAACGCTAAGAGGTGTTCGGATGACAACCGGTTAGCCTTTACAAAATACCTGCTGACTGGTGAAGCTAGCCACTGGTGGACGAGCATGAAAGCTATTTTGACGGACGCTAAGAGTCCCATCACTTGGGCGGTTTTCAGAAATAAGTTCTATGAGGAGTACTTCCCAGACAGCGTTCGTTACGCTAAGGAAGTTGAGTTCCTTCAACTGGTGCAAGGAGCGAAGACTGTGTCGGAGTATACCAACACGTTCAAACACCTGTTGAGATTCAATACCATGGCGACCAGTGAGGTATGGCAGTGCAGAAAGTTTGAAAACGGGCTGAGGAGTGATCTGAAGGTGTTAATCTCCAGCTTGTGTATTCGGTCTTTCCCTGCAATGGTCGAGAGGACCAAAGTATTGGAGAAAAATATGGCAGAGGCCGAACAACAGAAGAACCAACAAGCAACCAGAGGACCAATTCTATCAAGGACGAACCTGAATCGGAATAGGACACCGTACGCGCGTCCAGTTCAGTCTAGTGGTTCTCAAGCTTTGGTGGTTGCTGGACAGTCTGGACAGCAGGGGGCGATTAAATGTTTCCAGTGTGGAGGACCCCATTTCAGATCAGTCTGTCCTCAGTTGGTAGGAGGAAAGTATTGCACTCGATGTAGAAGAAACGGACATTTGGAGAAAGAGTGCAATATGGGAGGTCGAGCGATCATGAGGCCACCGAACGCTTGAAGGACCCAACAAGGGAGAGGTGGTCGAGCCCAAGCTGTTGGGAGAGTATATGCACTAACGGGCGCTGAAGCTGCTAGTTCAGGTACACTAATTACCAGCACCTGTTCAGTATATGGAGAACCCTGTTGCGTGTTGTATGATTTGGGGgcgacacactccttcatctcgaaggcgtgcgttgaaaAACTAGGGTTAGTTGAGAGCGAGATGTAGTttgacttggtggtgtcaaccccagcagctggtgaggttaggacgtctacaGTCTGTattagatgtcctattgaggtaGAAGGGCGTAGATATAAGGTGAACCTCATATGTTTGCCTCTCAAGGAATTAGAAGtgattttgggaatggattggctgaCTACCAATCACATTCTCATAGACTGTGGTGCTAAGGAATTGATTTttcctgaagaagatgaagaagagttGACTGTGACACTCGGGCAGCTGAAAGAAGATATTATGGAGGGCGCCAGTTGCTTCTTGATTTCGACGCACTCGGCCGAAGACTCCAGTGGAGAACGATCGTCCAAAAGTCAGCTGAGTAGAGGACGATCAGTCGTGAATGAGTTTCCtgatgtttttccagaagaagtacCTGGATTGCCTCCCTTTCGTGAAGTGGAGTTCACGATTGATCTGGCGACGACAGCAGCACCCATCTCGGTTCAACCATATAGAATGGCTCCAGCTGAGTTGGCCGAACTCAAACAGCAAATTGAAGATCTGATGGACAAGAGATTTATTAGACCAAGCGtctcaccttggggagcgcctgtgttgttggtgaagaagaaagatggcagctctcggctctgcattgattacaggcaactgaataagctgaccatcaagaacaagtatccccTACCACGGATTGATGATTTACTGGATCAGTTGCATGGGGCGAGCGTGTTCTCTAAGATCGACTTGAGATCAGGCTATCATCAAATTCGGGTTAAAGAAGAAGATATTCAGAAGACGACCTTTAGATCACATtacggacactacgagtatgtagtgatgccgTTTGGTGTGACGAACGCTCCAGCCatattcatggattacatgaactGTATTTTCAGGCCGTATTTGGACAAGTTCGTGGTAGTGTTCATTGACGACATCctcatctactccaagagctGTGAAGAACATGAAGAGCATTTAAGACTGGTACTTGGAGTTTTGAGAGAAAAGGAGTTGTACGCTAAGTTGTCCAAGTgcgaattttggatgaaggagaTACAATTCTTGGGACACGTAGTATCCGCTGGTGGAATTTCAGTAGATCCGGCTAAGGTACGAGCGATATTGGATTGGGAGAGTCCGCGTTCGGTCACTGAAGTTAGGAGTTTTGTGAGACTCGTGGGCTACTACAGGCGTTTCATAGAaggattttctaagatagtagcaccaTTAACGCAGTTGACCAGGAAAGACcacccgttcgcttggaccgatcggtgtgaatcCAGCTTCCAAGAACTGAAAcagaagttgacgagcgctccagtttTGGGTATTCCGGACATGACCAAACCATTTGAAGTCTACTGTGATGCCTCTCATCAAGGTTTGGGTTGTGTATTGATGCAAGAGAGACGAGCAGTCGCGTACGCTTCACATCAGCTGAAgattcatgagaagaattacccaacgcacgacctggagttggcagcggtcgtctttgctctgaagatttggagacactaTTTGTATGGATCAACTTTCCAAGTCTTCTGTGATCACAAGAgcctcaagtacctctttgatcagaaggagttaaACATGAGACAaaggaggtggcttgagttcttgAAGGACTACGACTTCGAATTACTGTATCATCCTGGCAAAGCGAACGTTGTAGCAGATGCGTTGAGCAGGAAGGTGGTGCATGTCTCGTCCACGATGGTTAGGGAGTTAAGCTTGGTGGAGAGTTTCAGAGACCTAAGGTTGCAGTTCAAGTTAGAACCGAACAACAATAAATGCTGTAACCTTAGGATATCAAGTAATGTGTTCGACCGAATCAAGATGAAGCAAAGGGAGGATGAAGACCTGGTGAAGATTCTGAACGCGCTCGGCATAGATCAAGCAAAGGAATTCAACGCTGGAACGGACGACCTATTACGCTATATgggtaggacgtgcgttccAAACGATGGGGATCTGAAGAGAATTATCCTGCAGGAAGGacatcacagccgtcttagcatgcaccctggcatgactaagatgtatcaagacctcaggaagacgttctggtggcctggaatgaagaacGATGTCGCACGCTTCGTGGCGTCTTGTTTAACTTGCCAGCGTGCAAAAGCTGAACACCAAAGACCGGGCGGTCTACTGCAACCTCTTGAGattccagaatggaagtgggacagcataTCAATGGATTTCGTGACTCATCTACCGCGTACAGTCAAGAATCACGACTCCATCTGGGTCATAGTGGATCGCTTGACGAAGAGTGCTCATTTCCTAGCGGTCAACCTGAAGATGTCAATGACTACCTTGGCAAAGCTCTACATcaaggagatcgttcgtctaCACGG
This Vigna angularis cultivar LongXiaoDou No.4 chromosome 4, ASM1680809v1, whole genome shotgun sequence DNA region includes the following protein-coding sequences:
- the LOC108330397 gene encoding uncharacterized protein LOC108330397; amino-acid sequence: MEQNATLMQQNQNALQSLEAARANSETTQRQLMEILAATRGTSGASSSNAAQPAAEWSLESFLQHRPAKFSGKCLPDEADQWLRDMERIYNAKRCSDDNRLAFTKYLLTGEASHWWTSMKAILTDAKSPITWAVFRNKFYEEYFPDSVRYAKEVEFLQLVQGAKTVSEYTNTFKHLLRFNTMATSEVWQCRKFENGLRSDLKVLISSLCIRSFPAMVERTKVLEKNMAEAEQQKNQQATRGPILSRTNLNRNRTPYARPVQSSGSQALVVAGQSGQQGAIKCFQCGGPHFRSVCPQLVGGKYCTRCRRNGHLEKECNMGGRAIMRPPNA